The Mesorhizobium koreense genome includes a window with the following:
- a CDS encoding cytochrome C oxidase subunit IV family protein has protein sequence MTELRKLALAYFGLLLLLTLTVGSSRIDLGGFNVAINLVIAAGKAAVITLLFMHLLTGSMLTRLAVAAAGLWLVILFGLTLVGQS, from the coding sequence ATGACAGAACTGAGAAAACTCGCGCTAGCCTATTTCGGCCTTCTTCTCCTGCTGACGCTGACGGTCGGCTCCTCACGGATCGACCTTGGCGGCTTCAACGTGGCGATCAATCTCGTGATTGCGGCCGGGAAGGCGGCCGTCATCACGCTGTTGTTCATGCATCTGCTGACGGGTTCGATGCTGACGCGTCTGGCTGTCGCCGCCGCAGGGCTTTGGCTCGTCATCCTGTTCGGCCTGACCCTCGTCGGGCAATCGTGA